The DNA segment CGATGGCGGCTTCGGCGACACCCTCGCCCTTGAAGAACTGGTGCGCGTGGCCGGTGAACGCGGCGCCGACGCCGTGGCGATCAGCCCGATGCACGCGATGTTCAGCGCCGACACCAGCCGCTACAGCCCGTATTCGCCCTCGAGCCGGCTGTTCCTCAATTCACTGTATGCCGCGCCCGGTGCGATCCTCGGTGAGCGGGCGTTGCGCGATGCGATCGACGCTACTGGTCTGGGCAACCAGTTCGCGCAGCTTGAAGACTTGACCCTGATCGACTGGCCGGCCGCGGCCGAGGCCAAGCAGAAATTGCTGCAAGCCTTGTACGACGGTTTTGTCGCCGGTGATCACCCTCTCCACCCGGACTTCGCCAGTTTCCGCCACAGCGGCGGCGAAGCGCTGGAGAATCATTGCCGGTTCGAAGCGATCCAGGAAATGCGCGCCGCCCGTGGCGAAAGCCTCGACTGGCGCGAATGGCCGGAGCACTGGCGCGACCCGCGCGGCGCGGCGCTGGAAGCTTTCGCCGAGGAATACGCCGAGCGCATTGGCTACTTCGCCTTTTGCCAATGGCTGATCCACCGCTGCCTGGAACGCGCACAGACCGCTGCGCGCAGCGCCGGCATGAGCATCGGCCTGATCGCCGATCTGGCGGTGGGCGCCGATGGCGCCGGCAGCCAGGCCTGGAGTTTTCAGGATGAGTTGCTGGCCTCGCTGACGGTTGGCGCACCGCCGGACATTCTTAATCGTTCCGGTCAGGGCTGGGGCATCTCCGCATTCTCGCCCGAAGGTCTGGTGCGCAACGGCTTTCGCGCCTTCATCGACATGCTGCGGGCCAATTTCGCCCACGCCGGTGGCTTGCGCATCGACCACGTCATGGGCCTGCAACGCCTGTGGGTGATCCCCAACGGCGCCGATCCCGCCGATGGCGCCTACCTCTATTACCCGTTTGACGACATGCTGCGGTTACTGACGCTGGAGTCCCACCGTCACCAAGCCATCGTGCTTGGCGAGGATCTGGGCACGGTGCCCGAAGGCCTGCGCGAAAAGCTCGCCGCGCGCTCGATGCTGGGCATGCGCGTGCTGCTGTTCGAACAGGACAACACGCATTTCAAGCCGATTCTCGACTGGCCCGACAACGCGCTGGCGACCACCAGCACTCACGACCTGCCGACGCTCAACGGTTGGTGGCACGGTCGGGATATCGACTGGAACGCACGCCTTGGGCTGGTCGACGCCAACGGCGAAATCGACTGGCGCCATCACCGTCGGCGCGAGCGCGAAGGCCTGCGCAATGCGTTGAGCCAGGATCCACAGAATTTTCGCGAGGAATCCCACGAAGCCGATCAAGTGGTCGATGCCAGCGTGCGGTTCCTCGGCCACACCCGTGCGCCCCTGGTGCTTTTGCCGCTGGAAGATGCCCTCGGCATCAACGAGCAGGCGAATCTGCCGGGCACCACGGACACCCACCCGAACTGGTCGCGGCGCTTGCCGGGCACCAGCGAAACGCTGCTCGACACCGACGATGCCGCGCGACGCCTGGAATTGCTCGCCTGTGCCCGACTCCAGGCTGCCGAGCGTGACCAATGAACCAAACGCTTATCCAGCCGCTGCGCGCAACCCTGCGGCTGCAATTTCATAAAGGCTTTACCCTCGAACAAGCGGTGCCACTGGTGCCGTACTTCGCAAGCCTCGGTATCAGCCATGTCTACGCCTCGCCACTGCTCGCGGCGCGCGCCGGCTCGATGCACGGTTACGACGTGGTCGACCCGACCCAGGTCAACCCGGAACTGGGCGGCGAAGCGGCGCTGCGGCGTCTGGTCAGCACCCTGCGCGAGCACAACATGGGGCTGATCCTCGACATCGTCTCCAACCACATGGCGGTGGGCGGCAGCGACAACCCGTGGTGGCTCGACCTGCTCGAATGGGGCCGACTGAGCCCCTACGGCGAATTCTTCGACATTCAGTGGCATTCCCCTGACCCGCTGATGGAAGGCCAGTTGTTGCTGCCGTTCCTTGGCAGTGATTACGGTGTGGCGTTGCAGGAAGGCACACTGAAGCTGCAATTCAACGCGCAGACCGGCGGTTTCCATGTCGAGCATTACGACCACCACTTCCCGATCTGCCCGAACGATTACGGCGAATTGCTCAAGGGCGACGAAGCGCTGAAATCCCTGGCCGATCGTTTCAGTGCGCTGAGCTATCAGACCGATGCGCATTCGCTGTCCATTCCGTTGAAGCAGGAACTGCAGCAACTGGCCGGCGATCCACAGATCCTTGACTCAATCCAGCGCAATCTGCAGCACTACGATTCGACGACAGCTGAGGGCTTCGGCAAGCTGCATCAGTTGCTCGAACGGCAGAGCTATCGCCTCGCCAGTTGGCGCACCGCAGCGGATGACATCAACTGGCGGCGCTTTTTCGACATCAACGAACTCGGTGGTTTGCGCGTCGAACGCCCGGCGGTGTTCGAAGCCACCCACGGCAAGATCTTCCAGTTGATCGAAGAAGGCCTGGTCGACGGCCTGCGCATCGACCACATCGATGGCCTCGCCGACCCACGGGGTTACTGCCGCAAACTGCGTCGGCGTCTCGACAGTCTTGCGCCGGGGCGGCACTTGCCGATCTACGTCGAGAAAATTCTCGGCGCCGGCGAAACCCTGCGCCGCGACTGGGCGGTGGACGGCACCACCGGTTACGAATTCATGAATCAGCTGTCGCTGTTGCAGCACGATCCGGACGGTGAACATGTCCTCGGTGAGCTGTGGCAGCGCCGCACCGAACGCCCCGCCGCGTTTATCGAAGAAGCGCAACTGGCGCGTCAGCAGATTCTCAACGGCTCGCTGGCCAGCGATTGCGAAAGCGTCGCCCAGGCGTTGCTGCAAGTGGCTCGCGACGACCTGATGACCCGCGACCTGACGCTCGGCGCGATCCGCCGGGTGTTGCAGGCGCTGATCGTGCATTTTCCGGTGTATCGCACCTATGTCAGCGCCATGGGCCGCTCTGAGCAGGACGAGTTGTTCTTCCAGAAAGCCATGGACGGGGCCCGGCAAACCCTCAGCGAAGCTGACTGGCCGGTGCTCGAGTGTGTCGCTGGCTGGCTCGGTGGCACGCCGTGGCGACGCAAGCCGCGCGGGCGCTCGCGCAAGATTCTCAAGCACGCCTGCGTACGTTTCCAGCAACTGACCTCGCCCGCCGCCGCCAAAGCCGTCGAGGACACTGCGCTGTATCGCTCGGCCGTGTTGCTGTCACGCAACGATGTCGGTTATGACACCGAGCAATTCAGCGCGCCGCTGAGTGACTTCCACGCTGTCAACCAACGGCGAATGAGCGAATTCCCGGATAACTTGCTGGCCACTGCGACCCACGATCATAAACGTGGCGAAGACACCCGGGCGCGTCTCGCCGTGCTCAGTGAACGCAGCCATTGGTACGCCGAGCAGGTGGAATTGTGGCGCGCCCTCGCGCGCCCGGTGCGCAGTGACGAACAGATGCCGTCGAATGGCGACGAACTGATCCTCTATCAAGCCTTGCTCGGCAGTTGGCCGCTGGACCTGCGCGATGACGATCAGGCCGGTTTCGCCGACTACGCCAAGCGCATCTGGCAGTGGCAACAAAAAGCCTTGCGTGAAGCCAAGCTGCAAAGCAGTTGGAGCGCGCCGAACGAAGCGTACGAAAACGCAGCGAAGGCGTTCACCGAAAAACTCCTGACCAGCGCTGAAGGCGAACTGTTACGCGCAGCGTTGAGCAAAACCGTCAACAGCATCGCCGCTGCCGGTGCCCTCAATGGTCTGGCGCAAACCTTGCTGCGCATGACCGTGCCGGGGGTGCCGGATCTGTATCAGGGCAACGAGTTCTGGGACTTCAGCCTGGTCGATCCGGACAATCGCCGGCCCGTGGATTACCCCGCGCGCGCGCAGGCCTTGCAGGCGCGAACGTCGGCCACCGAGTTGCTGGCGAACTGGCGTGACGGGCGCATCAAGCAGGCTCTGATCGCCGAGGTGCTGAACCTGCGCGCCGAGCATGCCGAGTTGTTCCGTCGGGGCAGCTATCAGGCCCTGGAAGTCCTTGGCAGCCAGGCGCATAACGTCCTCGCGTTCGCTCGCGAACATGAGGGCAAACAGGCCGTCGTGATCGTGCCGGTGCGTTGCGCGAACCTGCTGGAAAACAGTGCCCTGCCTCAAGTGGATGCGCTGCGCTGGGGCGATACGCGAGTGGTTTTACCATTCGCCGCCTCTGACACAAACCTGAAGGGACTTTTTGCCAGCGCAGCAGTCACAAAACACAGGGAGCTGAATGTCAGCGACGCGCTGGGGGATGTCCCGGTCAATCTCTTTATCCAACACTTAACGTAAGCAAGAGTTCAGTTCAGGAGTATTGCGATGAGCACCGACGATAAACGCATTCGCGAATTCGCCTATCAGATATGGGAATCGGAAGGTAAACCCGAAGGCCATGAGGAGCGCCACTGGGAGATGGCGCGCAAGCTGGCCGAGGCTGAAGCGCTGGCCCCGAAGAAGCCACCAAAGGCCACGGGTAGCAAAACCGCCGGCAAGACCGCGACCAGCAAGGCGACTGAGGGTAAAGCGGTAAACGGCAAGACCACGCCGGCGGCTAAAGCCAAACCGGCAGCGAAGGCCAAGCCGGCCAGCACCCCGAAAGTGGTGCCGCCGGGCGAAAAAGCCGCCGAGAAAAAACCGCGCGCGCCGAGAAAGCCTCCGGCGATCTGACGCCACCCGATTATTGAACTGAACGAATGTGTGGCGGGCTTGCTCGCCATAGAGGGCCCACTCGCCCTGAAGAAACCCCTACCCCCTTGTAGGAGTGAGCCTGCTCGCGATAGCGGTGTACCCATTGACACATTGGTCATCTGACACACCGCTATCGCGAGCAGGCTCACTCATACAGGGTTTTGCATCAGCCCAGAATTCGTTTTTTGCAGGAGCAATCATGACCCGTCCAAAAAAAGCCGAGCCCGCCGCGCACGCCGATCCGTCCAGAATCCGTGAAGGCCTGCCCTTCCCGCTCGGTGCGACCTGGGATGGTCTGGGGGTAAACTTTGCTCTGTTTTCCGCCAATGCCACCAAGGTCGAGCTGTGCATTTTCGACGATGCCGGTGAAGTCGAACTCGAGCGCATCGAACTGCCCGAGTACACCGACGAGATCTACCACGGCTACTTGCCGGATGCGCATCCTGGCCTGATCTACGGCTACCGCGTTTATGGCCCGTACGATCCGGCCAACGGCCACCGTTTCAACCACAACAAATTACTCATCGATCCGTATGCCAAACAACTGGTCGGCGAACTGAAATGGTCGGAAGCGCTGTTCGGCTACACCATCGGCCATCCGGACGCCGACCTCAGTTTCGATGAGCGCGACAGCGCGCCGTTCGTGCCCAAGTGCAAGGTCATCGACCCGGCGCACACCTGGGGTAACGACCACCGCGTCAGCGTGCCATGGGACAAGACGATCATTTATGAAACCCACGTGCGCGGCATCAGCATGCGTCACCCTTCCGTGCCGGAAAACGTACGCGGGACCTTTGCCGGCCTGATGGTCGACGATGTACTCGAACACGTCCGCAAGCTCGGTGTGTCGACGGTCGAGCTGCTGCCGATCCATGCCTTCGTCAACGATCAGCACCTGCTGCAGAAAGGCATGACCAACTACTGGGGCTACAACAGCATTGCCTTCTTCGCCCCGGATCCGCGCTACCTCGCCAGCGGCAAGATTGCCGAGTTCAAGGAAATGGTCGCGCACCTGCACGATGCCAATCTCGAAGTGATCCTCGATGTGGTCTACAACCACACCGCCGAAGGCAACGAGCAAGGCCCGACCCTGTCGATGCGCGGGATCGACAACGCCTCGTACTACCGCTTGATGCCTGACGACAAGCGCTATTACATCAACGATTCCGGGACCGGCAACACCCTCGACCTGAGCCATCCCTGCGTGCTGCAAATGGTCACCGACTCGCTGCGCTACTGGGCCAGCGAGATGCACGTCGACGGTTTCCGCTTCGATCTGGCGACCATTCTCGGGCGTTATCACGATGGTTTCGACGAGCGTCACAGCTTCCTCGTCGCCTGCCGTCAGGACCCGGTGCTGCGCCAGGTGAAAATGATTGCAGAGCCGTGGGATTGCGGTCCCGGTGGTTATCAGGTGGGCAACTTCCCGCCGGGCTGGGTCGAGTGGAACGACAAGTTCCGCGACACCGTTCGCGCGTTCTGGAAAGGTGACGACGGCCAGCTCGCCGACTTCGCCAGCCGCATGACCGCTTCGGGCGAGATGTTCAATCAACGCGGGCGCCGGCCTTACGCTTCGGTGAACTTCGTCACCGCGCACGACGGTTTCACCCTCAACGATCTGGTCTCGTACAACGACAAGCACAACGAAGCCAACGACGAAAACAATCAGGACGGCAGCAACAACAACCTGTCGTGGAACCACGGCGTCGAAGGCCCGACCGACGATGCGGAAATCAACGCCCTGCGTCACAGGCAGATGCGCAACTTCTTCGCCACGTTGCTGTTGGCCCAAGGCACGCCGATGATCGTCGCCGGCGATGAGTTCGCCCGCACCCAGGACGGCAACAACAATGCCTATTGCCAGGACAGCGAGATCGGCTGGGTCAACTGGGATCTGAGCGAGGACGGCAAGGCCCTGCTGAAGTTCGTCAAGCGCCTGATCAAGCTGCGGCTCGCTTACCCGATCCTGCGCCGTGGGCGGTTCCTGGTCGGCGAGTACAACGAGGACATCGGCGTCAAGGACGTCACCTGGCTGGCGCCGGACGCTACCGAGATGACCACCGAGCACTGGCATGACGCGCACAACCGCTGCCTGGGCATGTTGCTTGATGGTCGCGCGCAAGAGACAGGTATCCGACGCAAGGGTGGCGATGCGACGCTGTTGCTGGTAGTCAACGCGCACCACGACATCGTCAATTTTGTGCTGCCAGAAGTGCCGGACGGCGGCTTCTGGACGTGCATGGTCGATACCAATCAGCCGGCGATTCGCGGCCAGGAACGCTTCGAATTCGGCCACGAATACTCGGTGACCGGGCGCTCGTTGCTGTTGTTCGAACTGCAACGCGACGAAGAAGAGTGATATGGACCTGCAAAGCTATCTGGCCCGACGTGCGCCGGATTACGTCGCCACCGCCGCCCTCGGCCAATGCCTGCGGGCAATGGTCGAGGCCGGCCTGGATCGCCTGCCGCTACCCGGCAGCGGTCACACGCTGGAGCGTTTTCAGCGTTTGGCCGCGGTCGGCGGGCATGATCTGGGGCTGTGCAAACTGTACGAGGGGCACACCGACGCGCTGGCAATCATCGAACAATTGGGTGGCACCCCGACACCCGGCAGCACCTGGGGCATGTGGGCGGCAGAGCCGCCGCAGGCACGCGTCAAGGTGAGCCCGGCCGGGCACATGGTCAATCTCAATGGACGCAAGGCCTGGTGTTCCGGCGCGGCGGTGCTCAGCCATGCCCTGCTCACGGCGTGGGACGCTGACGATCAGCAGCAACTGGTCGCGGTGGCCCTCGATCAACCTGGCGTAACCATCACCGAGCACGGCTGGCAAGCCGTGGGCATGAGTGCCACCGGCAGCGTCGAGGTGGTGTTCGAGAATGCCGAAGCCCAGGCCATCGGTGATCCCGGCGACTACCTGCAACGGCCGGGCTTCTGGCAAGGCGGGATCGGTATTGCCGCGTGCTGGTACGGTGCTGCGCGGCAGATCGGCGAACGCTTGCGCCAACACTGTGCCGAACGCGATGAGCCGCACGCGCTGGCGCACCTCGGTGCGGTCGACAGCGCCTTGCAGGCTGCCGCCGATGTGCTGCGCTTCAGCGCTTTGCAGATCGACGCCCAGCCCGAAGCCGAC comes from the Pseudomonas granadensis genome and includes:
- the malQ gene encoding 4-alpha-glucanotransferase produces the protein MSDAQLEILASRAGLAVDWIDANGRQQKVAPAVLRNVLIGLGHPASTAQEIDASLLELQAAQQDHHLPPLLTCDVGTPVDLTRYFAPETPCEIHLEDGSRLDLKLDSQAMLPGLIPVGYQQVHIGDQYFTLAVAPERCFSVADAVDNPIPRAWGLSAQLYALRRPGDGGFGDTLALEELVRVAGERGADAVAISPMHAMFSADTSRYSPYSPSSRLFLNSLYAAPGAILGERALRDAIDATGLGNQFAQLEDLTLIDWPAAAEAKQKLLQALYDGFVAGDHPLHPDFASFRHSGGEALENHCRFEAIQEMRAARGESLDWREWPEHWRDPRGAALEAFAEEYAERIGYFAFCQWLIHRCLERAQTAARSAGMSIGLIADLAVGADGAGSQAWSFQDELLASLTVGAPPDILNRSGQGWGISAFSPEGLVRNGFRAFIDMLRANFAHAGGLRIDHVMGLQRLWVIPNGADPADGAYLYYPFDDMLRLLTLESHRHQAIVLGEDLGTVPEGLREKLAARSMLGMRVLLFEQDNTHFKPILDWPDNALATTSTHDLPTLNGWWHGRDIDWNARLGLVDANGEIDWRHHRRREREGLRNALSQDPQNFREESHEADQVVDASVRFLGHTRAPLVLLPLEDALGINEQANLPGTTDTHPNWSRRLPGTSETLLDTDDAARRLELLACARLQAAERDQ
- the glgX gene encoding glycogen debranching protein GlgX, with amino-acid sequence MTRPKKAEPAAHADPSRIREGLPFPLGATWDGLGVNFALFSANATKVELCIFDDAGEVELERIELPEYTDEIYHGYLPDAHPGLIYGYRVYGPYDPANGHRFNHNKLLIDPYAKQLVGELKWSEALFGYTIGHPDADLSFDERDSAPFVPKCKVIDPAHTWGNDHRVSVPWDKTIIYETHVRGISMRHPSVPENVRGTFAGLMVDDVLEHVRKLGVSTVELLPIHAFVNDQHLLQKGMTNYWGYNSIAFFAPDPRYLASGKIAEFKEMVAHLHDANLEVILDVVYNHTAEGNEQGPTLSMRGIDNASYYRLMPDDKRYYINDSGTGNTLDLSHPCVLQMVTDSLRYWASEMHVDGFRFDLATILGRYHDGFDERHSFLVACRQDPVLRQVKMIAEPWDCGPGGYQVGNFPPGWVEWNDKFRDTVRAFWKGDDGQLADFASRMTASGEMFNQRGRRPYASVNFVTAHDGFTLNDLVSYNDKHNEANDENNQDGSNNNLSWNHGVEGPTDDAEINALRHRQMRNFFATLLLAQGTPMIVAGDEFARTQDGNNNAYCQDSEIGWVNWDLSEDGKALLKFVKRLIKLRLAYPILRRGRFLVGEYNEDIGVKDVTWLAPDATEMTTEHWHDAHNRCLGMLLDGRAQETGIRRKGGDATLLLVVNAHHDIVNFVLPEVPDGGFWTCMVDTNQPAIRGQERFEFGHEYSVTGRSLLLFELQRDEEE
- a CDS encoding DUF2934 domain-containing protein, with amino-acid sequence MSTDDKRIREFAYQIWESEGKPEGHEERHWEMARKLAEAEALAPKKPPKATGSKTAGKTATSKATEGKAVNGKTTPAAKAKPAAKAKPASTPKVVPPGEKAAEKKPRAPRKPPAI
- a CDS encoding acyl-CoA dehydrogenase family protein produces the protein MDLQSYLARRAPDYVATAALGQCLRAMVEAGLDRLPLPGSGHTLERFQRLAAVGGHDLGLCKLYEGHTDALAIIEQLGGTPTPGSTWGMWAAEPPQARVKVSPAGHMVNLNGRKAWCSGAAVLSHALLTAWDADDQQQLVAVALDQPGVTITEHGWQAVGMSATGSVEVVFENAEAQAIGDPGDYLQRPGFWQGGIGIAACWYGAARQIGERLRQHCAERDEPHALAHLGAVDSALQAAADVLRFSALQIDAQPEADAELLARRARAVVEQSAEQVLRDTGRALGAGPFCQDRRFAHLVADLPVFLRQSHAERDLAALGQRVAQQPGEVWAL
- a CDS encoding malto-oligosyltrehalose synthase, giving the protein MNQTLIQPLRATLRLQFHKGFTLEQAVPLVPYFASLGISHVYASPLLAARAGSMHGYDVVDPTQVNPELGGEAALRRLVSTLREHNMGLILDIVSNHMAVGGSDNPWWLDLLEWGRLSPYGEFFDIQWHSPDPLMEGQLLLPFLGSDYGVALQEGTLKLQFNAQTGGFHVEHYDHHFPICPNDYGELLKGDEALKSLADRFSALSYQTDAHSLSIPLKQELQQLAGDPQILDSIQRNLQHYDSTTAEGFGKLHQLLERQSYRLASWRTAADDINWRRFFDINELGGLRVERPAVFEATHGKIFQLIEEGLVDGLRIDHIDGLADPRGYCRKLRRRLDSLAPGRHLPIYVEKILGAGETLRRDWAVDGTTGYEFMNQLSLLQHDPDGEHVLGELWQRRTERPAAFIEEAQLARQQILNGSLASDCESVAQALLQVARDDLMTRDLTLGAIRRVLQALIVHFPVYRTYVSAMGRSEQDELFFQKAMDGARQTLSEADWPVLECVAGWLGGTPWRRKPRGRSRKILKHACVRFQQLTSPAAAKAVEDTALYRSAVLLSRNDVGYDTEQFSAPLSDFHAVNQRRMSEFPDNLLATATHDHKRGEDTRARLAVLSERSHWYAEQVELWRALARPVRSDEQMPSNGDELILYQALLGSWPLDLRDDDQAGFADYAKRIWQWQQKALREAKLQSSWSAPNEAYENAAKAFTEKLLTSAEGELLRAALSKTVNSIAAAGALNGLAQTLLRMTVPGVPDLYQGNEFWDFSLVDPDNRRPVDYPARAQALQARTSATELLANWRDGRIKQALIAEVLNLRAEHAELFRRGSYQALEVLGSQAHNVLAFAREHEGKQAVVIVPVRCANLLENSALPQVDALRWGDTRVVLPFAASDTNLKGLFASAAVTKHRELNVSDALGDVPVNLFIQHLT